The DNA segment CCGCGAGAGGATCGCGGACGTCCCGATCTCTTCGTAACTCTTCAACCGGAAGAGTTCCCCGAACCCGTCGATCGTTTTTTCAAGAATCGGTGCGACGGCCTCGATGGTCACGTCGTCGGAGGTGAGCCCGGTGCCCCCGGTGACGATGACGCAGTTTGCACGCGAGAGCGCCGCGCGGACCTCGGAGCGGATCCGCTCGAGATCGTCGGGGATGACGGAATAGTGGGTCACCTCGATCTCCGCGGCGGAGAGGAGGTCGATGAGCGCCTTCCCGCTGGCGTCGGTCTCGGGTTTCCGGGTCGTGGAGACGGTGATGACCGCACCGGTCACGGTGAGCGGTTTAAGATGGCTGCTGTCCATAGGTTCTTCCAGTACCCCTGTACCATGTATTTTACTTGATTCTATCCCCCATCCGGGAGAGTTCAATCCCCGACCCCTTTGTTTCGCGTG comes from the Methanoculleus marisnigri JR1 genome and includes:
- a CDS encoding MogA/MoaB family molybdenum cofactor biosynthesis protein, which codes for MDSSHLKPLTVTGAVITVSTTRKPETDASGKALIDLLSAAEIEVTHYSVIPDDLERIRSEVRAALSRANCVIVTGGTGLTSDDVTIEAVAPILEKTIDGFGELFRLKSYEEIGTSAILSRAIAGVVGGRAVFCIPGSTKAVTLAAREIIIPEIRHILSHASAGQR